From Nicotiana tabacum cultivar K326 chromosome 22, ASM71507v2, whole genome shotgun sequence, one genomic window encodes:
- the LOC142175866 gene encoding serine/threonine-protein phosphatase 7 long form homolog: MEFPPLHPGPASLELLFLQAEHKSSYIWDGQLLAQTLRSRRVDDMWDFLKTRQLHPHIVRCLQDTGFYRIIEIDRLQLDWSLIAALIERWRPDTHTFHLPIGEATITLQDVEVPYGLPVDGLSVALLHAMRDYTGYQYLETLQ, encoded by the coding sequence ATGGAGTTTCCGCCTTTGCATCCCGGACCTGCCTCCCTAGAGCTACTATTTCTACAGGCTGAGCATAAGTCTTCCTACATATGGGATGGGCAGTTATTGGCCCAGACTTTACGTTCTAGGAGAGTAGACGATATGTGGGACTTTCTTAAGACCCGACAGCTCCATCCCCATATAGTCAGATGCCTGCAGGATACGGGTTTCTATAGGATCATTGAGATCGACCGGCTGCAGCTGGATTGGTCGTTGATCGCGGctttgatagagcggtggcgaccagaTACGCACACATTCCATTTGCCCATTGGTGAGGCTACTATCACGCTACAGGACGTGGAGGTTCCGTATGGGCTGCCGGTTGATGGACTTTCTGTTGCTTTGCTGCATGCCATGAGAGATTATACGGGATATCAGTACCTAGAGACGTTGCAGTGA